In Cellulomonas sp. Y8, the genomic stretch CGGTCGCGTACTGGGAGACGCTGCGCAGCGACGACGACGCGACGTTCGACGCCGAGGTGGTCCTGGAGGCCGCGGACCTCGAGCCGTTCGTCACGTGGGGCACCAACCCCGGCCAGGGCCTGCCGCTGTCGGGCGCCGTGCCGGTGCCGGAGGAGATCGCCGACGCCAACGAGCGCGTCGCCGCCGAGCGGGCCATCGAGTACATGGGCCTGACCCCCGGCCAGCCGCTGCGCGAGATCGCGGTCGACACCGTGTTCATCGGCTCCTGCACCAACGGCCGCATCGAGGACCTGCGCGCGGCCGCCAAGCTCATGCAGGGCCAGAAGAAGGCCGACACGCTGCGCGTCCTCGTCGTCCCGTCGTCCGCCCGCGTGCGGCTGCAGGCCGAGGCCGAGGGCCTGGACAAGATCTTCCTCGACTTCGGGGCGGAGTGGCGCAACGCCGGCTGCTCGATGTGCCTGGGCATGAACCCGGACCAGCTCGCCCCGGGGGAGCGGTCGGCGTCGACGTCGAACCGCAACTTCGAGGGCCGGCAGGGCAAGGGCGGCCGCACGCACCTGGTGTCACCGCTGGTCGCCGCCGCCACGGCCATCCGCGGCACGCTGTCGTCCGTCTCCGACCTGGGCCCGGACGTGGCGGTCCCGGACGGCTCGCCGCTGGACCTCCAGCCGGCCTGAGCCGCCGCACCGCCGCCCCGAAGACCCTCTGACCGAGAGAGCGAGCACGCTCGTGGAGAAGTTCACCCAGCACACCGGCGTCGGCGTCCCGCTGCGCCGCAGCAACGTCGACACCGACCAGATCATCCCGGCCGTCTACCTCAAGCGCGTGACCCGCACGGGCTTCGAGGACGCGCTGTTCGCGGCCTGGCGGGGCGACCCGTCGTTCGTCCTCAACCAGGACGCCTACCGCACCGGCTCGGTCCTCGTGGCCGGCCCGGACTTCGGCACCGGCTCGTCCCGCGAGCACGCCGTGTGGGCGCTCAAGGACTACGGCTTCAAGGTCGTCCTGGCCTCGCGGTTCGCCGACATCTTCCGCGGCAACTCCGGCAAGCAGGGCCTGGTCGCGGCCCAGCTGGCGCAGGAGGACGTCGAGCTCATCTGGAAGGTCCTGGAGACCGCGCCCGGCACCGAGGTGACCGTCGACCTCGAGGCGAAGACCGTCACCTGCGACGACGTCGTGGTGCCGTTCCAGATCGACGACTACACCCGCTGGCGCCTCATGGAGGGCCTGGACGACATCGGCCTCACCCTGCAGCACGAGGACGAGATCACCGCGTTCGAGGCCACCCGCGACGCCTGGCGCCCGAGGACCCTGCCGGCCAAGCACCTGCCGCCGGTCGAGATCAAGGCCGCCCGCCCGGTCGAGCTCAGCCTGGGGAAGCGCCCCGGCCTCTGAGCCGTCCGCCGGCCCTCCCGGCACCTGGGACCCCGCCCGGGTCGCGCAGCATCCTGCGCGACCCGGGCGTCCCATATGTGGAGGTTTGGCGCGCGCTGTGCGGCCCGCGCGGCGCGGGTGCGTGGCCCGCCCCGCGCGTGCGCCACGATGGGGGGATGACCGATCTCCTCTACGTCCACGGCGGCACGCCCCTCTCGGGCGAGATCACCGTGCGGGGCGCCAAGAACTTCGTCTCCAAGGCGATGGTGGCGGCCCTGCTGGGCGAGACCCCGAGCGAGCTGCGCAACGTGCCGCAGATCCGCGACGTCGGCGTCGTCACCGGCCTGCTGGAGCTGCACGGCGTGCGGGTGTCCGCCGACGCCGAGGGCGGCGTCCTGCGGCTCGACCCGACCGACGTCGAGTCCGCGCACGTGGCCGACATCGACGCGCACGCGGGCTCCAGCCGCATCCCGATCCTGTTCTGCGGCCCGCTGCTGCACCGGCTCGGGGAGGCGTTCATCCCCGACCTGGGCGGCTGCCGGATCGGCGACCGGCCGATCAACTACCACCTGGACATCCTGCGGCAGTTCGGCGCCGTGGTGGACAAGCGCGAGAACGGCATCCACATCCGCGCGCCGCGCCGCCTCCAGGGCACGAAGATCACGCTGCCGTACCCGAGCGTCGGCGCGACCGAGCAGCTGCTGCTCACCGCGGTGCGCGCCGAGGGCATGACCGAGCTGACCAACGCGGCCATCGAGCCCGAGATCATGGACCTGATCAACGTCCTGCAGAAGATGGGCGCGATCATCTCCGTCGACACGGACCGGGTCATCCGGATCGAGGGCGTCGACCGGCTGGTGGGCTTCCAGCACACGGCCCTGGCGGACCGCATCGAGGCGGCCTCCTGGGCGTCGGCCGCGCTGGCGACCGGCGGCGACGTGTACGTCCGCGGCGCGACCCAGCCCGAGATGACGGCGTTCCTCAACACCTTCCGCAAGGTGGGCGGCGAGTTCGCGATCGACGACGAGGGCATCCGGTTCTTCCACCCGGGCGGCGACCTGAGGTCGATCGTGCTCGAGACCGACGTGCACCCGGGGTTCATGACCGACTGGCAGCAGCCGCTGGTGGTCGCGCTGACGCAGGCCAAGGGCCTGTCGATCGTGCACGAGACCGTGTACGAG encodes the following:
- the leuD gene encoding 3-isopropylmalate dehydratase small subunit gives rise to the protein MEKFTQHTGVGVPLRRSNVDTDQIIPAVYLKRVTRTGFEDALFAAWRGDPSFVLNQDAYRTGSVLVAGPDFGTGSSREHAVWALKDYGFKVVLASRFADIFRGNSGKQGLVAAQLAQEDVELIWKVLETAPGTEVTVDLEAKTVTCDDVVVPFQIDDYTRWRLMEGLDDIGLTLQHEDEITAFEATRDAWRPRTLPAKHLPPVEIKAARPVELSLGKRPGL
- the murA gene encoding UDP-N-acetylglucosamine 1-carboxyvinyltransferase, producing MTDLLYVHGGTPLSGEITVRGAKNFVSKAMVAALLGETPSELRNVPQIRDVGVVTGLLELHGVRVSADAEGGVLRLDPTDVESAHVADIDAHAGSSRIPILFCGPLLHRLGEAFIPDLGGCRIGDRPINYHLDILRQFGAVVDKRENGIHIRAPRRLQGTKITLPYPSVGATEQLLLTAVRAEGMTELTNAAIEPEIMDLINVLQKMGAIISVDTDRVIRIEGVDRLVGFQHTALADRIEAASWASAALATGGDVYVRGATQPEMTAFLNTFRKVGGEFAIDDEGIRFFHPGGDLRSIVLETDVHPGFMTDWQQPLVVALTQAKGLSIVHETVYENRFGFTDALRGMGATIQVYKECLGGRPCRFGQRNFSHSAVISGPTPLTAADIEVPDLRGGFSHLIAALTAQGTSAVRGISLIDRGYENFTAKLEALGAKFDRD